In Bacteroides coprosuis DSM 18011, the following are encoded in one genomic region:
- a CDS encoding anti-FecI sigma factor, FecR (COGs: COG3712 Fe2+-dicitrate sensor membrane component~InterPro IPR006860~KEGG: pdi:BDI_2324 putative anti-sigma factor~PFAM: FecR protein~SPTR: Putative anti-sigma factor;~IMG reference gene:2504107776~PFAM: FecR protein), translating into MNNKEKQNKIVSEVIDDIEKHISDDIEKLLNKESINMPKSKIETFDKFKIYQKISQKVNYLERIKKKNRVVSMFAWACASIIVLLFVNIGYSIVSKFNVETTTTQYSEVYVEKGDKLLVLLADGSRVWLNSDSKLSYSDFSSSKTRDVKLVGEAYFEVAKNEEVPFRVHTDRMCINVLGTSFNVRAYSTDEYIKTTLDKGKIQIQGLNDVNMSYMVKPGQTAIYKKGDNKCKILQDKYSVEASLWKNNQLNFRNDSLEEVLNTLKRKFNLNYMIEDSSVKIFTYTFSASSNNLQEVIEIMKSITPINITINNNVLLISHR; encoded by the coding sequence ATGAATAATAAAGAAAAACAAAATAAAATAGTATCTGAAGTAATAGATGATATAGAAAAACATATTTCAGATGATATTGAGAAGCTCCTAAATAAGGAGTCTATAAATATGCCTAAAAGTAAAATTGAAACATTTGATAAGTTTAAAATATATCAAAAAATATCTCAAAAAGTAAATTACCTCGAACGTATTAAGAAGAAAAATAGAGTAGTATCTATGTTTGCTTGGGCTTGCGCAAGTATTATTGTTCTTCTTTTTGTGAATATTGGCTATTCTATTGTAAGTAAATTTAATGTGGAAACTACGACTACTCAATATTCAGAAGTTTATGTAGAAAAAGGAGATAAACTTCTTGTGTTATTAGCTGATGGAAGCCGTGTTTGGTTAAACTCTGATTCAAAATTATCTTATTCAGATTTTTCTAGTTCCAAAACACGCGATGTAAAACTTGTAGGTGAAGCTTACTTTGAGGTCGCAAAAAATGAGGAAGTACCTTTTAGAGTTCATACGGATAGAATGTGTATAAATGTATTAGGTACTAGTTTTAATGTTCGAGCATATTCCACAGATGAATACATTAAAACAACTTTAGATAAAGGTAAAATTCAAATTCAGGGTTTAAATGATGTAAATATGTCTTATATGGTCAAGCCTGGTCAAACAGCCATATATAAAAAAGGAGATAATAAGTGTAAAATATTACAAGATAAATATTCAGTAGAGGCTTCTTTGTGGAAAAACAACCAATTGAACTTTAGAAATGACTCATTAGAAGAAGTTTTAAATACGCTTAAGAGAAAATTTAATCTTAATTATATGATAGAAGATTCTAGTGTAAAAATATTTACATACACTTTTAGTGCTAGTTCTAATAATCTTCAAGAAGTGATAGAAATAATGAAATCGATTACTCCAATAAATATCACTATAAATAACAATGTCTTGTTAATCAGTCATAGATAA
- a CDS encoding hypothetical protein (IMG reference gene:2504107777) has protein sequence MKQDFYHTNSFLLVLYIETSHFHDIEIGQRQQSKGG, from the coding sequence ATGAAGCAAGATTTTTATCATACTAATTCATTTTTGCTAGTATTATATATAGAAACATCTCATTTTCACGATATTGAAATAGGACAAAGGCAGCAATCTAAAGGGGGTTAA
- a CDS encoding Endonuclease/exonuclease/phosphatase (COGs: COG0708 Exonuclease III~InterPro IPR005135~KEGG: phe:Phep_1385 endonuclease/exonuclease/phosphatase~PFAM: Endonuclease/exonuclease/phosphatase~SPTR: Endonuclease/exonuclease/phosphatase;~IMG reference gene:2504107778~PFAM: Endonuclease/Exonuclease/phosphatase family) yields MKRMINFLFTLLLISIPIGCSSSNNDESNYPPGEIDNTFKVMSYNILNGMKNDNSPNKTTYVNWLKAKDIDILALQEINFVEGLPTSTKIDEEAELKKQANRYGHNHVVILKKPGYKNHIGITSKYPIEDVVKVHEGMDHGYIKAKINGYNILATHLDPYTYENRQREIQLVLNEIKKSGEQNWILLGDFNSVTPLDEEKYLNDGNRYLDWLKKYENDGIHHNLVDGKIDYSIHQAILDFGLKDALYEINPDYSYPKDRAARIDFIYVSENLLKKTVKYQVIEDAFTKKVSDHYPHLIELKRN; encoded by the coding sequence ATGAAAAGAATGATTAATTTTTTGTTTACACTACTACTTATTTCTATTCCTATAGGATGTTCAAGTAGTAATAATGATGAATCCAACTATCCTCCTGGAGAAATAGACAATACATTTAAAGTCATGAGTTATAATATACTCAACGGCATGAAAAATGATAATTCTCCAAACAAGACTACTTATGTTAATTGGTTAAAGGCAAAAGATATCGACATCTTAGCTTTACAAGAAATCAACTTTGTTGAAGGTCTACCAACATCCACAAAAATAGATGAAGAAGCAGAACTAAAAAAACAAGCAAATAGATATGGTCACAACCATGTGGTTATCTTAAAAAAACCGGGGTATAAGAATCATATAGGTATTACCTCTAAATACCCTATTGAAGATGTTGTTAAAGTACATGAAGGTATGGATCATGGATATATTAAAGCTAAAATTAATGGTTATAATATTCTTGCCACACACCTTGATCCATACACTTATGAAAATAGACAAAGAGAAATTCAATTGGTTTTAAATGAAATTAAAAAGAGTGGGGAACAAAATTGGATATTATTAGGAGATTTTAATTCTGTTACCCCTCTAGATGAAGAAAAATATCTAAATGATGGCAATAGATATTTAGATTGGTTAAAGAAATATGAAAATGATGGAATACATCACAATTTAGTTGATGGAAAGATAGACTACTCAATACACCAAGCTATTTTAGATTTTGGATTAAAAGATGCTCTGTATGAAATAAACCCGGACTACAGTTATCCTAAAGATCGCGCTGCAAGAATAGATTTTATATACGTAAGTGAAAATCTATTAAAGAAAACAGTAAAGTATCAAGTAATAGAAGACGCATTCACAAAAAAAGTTTCTGATCACTATCCACATTTAATTGAATTAAAGAGAAACTAA
- a CDS encoding Endonuclease/exonuclease/phosphatase (COGs: COG3568 Metal-dependent hydrolase~InterPro IPR005135~KEGG: bth:BT_2810 hypothetical protein~PFAM: Endonuclease/exonuclease/phosphatase~SPTR: Putative uncharacterized protein;~IMG reference gene:2504107779~PFAM: Endonuclease/Exonuclease/phosphatase family), with the protein MKTKLLLSTFLFSLFFVSCSSSDSSTENPSPKPPISQGEYPKESGDIRIVTYNVRHFENSSQVIEYNNVAKLIKKLDADVICFQEIDKNTTRSKKKDQMNEIAKLTHMYDYFSMSIPYQGGEYGNGILSKEKALSFHKIALPGKELRSALVVEFDKYIVISTHLSLESYNREESINILSNEAAKYKGKSIYLAGDLNEKKLDTPFFLKLKKYWNIESSNKNTYPTPTAKERIDYIISYKGESSNLTGTDVVRKMKEVNVSSISDHYPVFCDFSLSK; encoded by the coding sequence ATGAAAACAAAATTATTATTAAGTACATTTTTATTTTCTTTGTTTTTTGTTTCTTGTAGTTCTAGTGATAGTTCTACTGAGAATCCTAGTCCAAAACCTCCAATATCACAAGGTGAATATCCCAAAGAATCTGGAGATATCCGAATTGTGACGTATAATGTTCGACACTTTGAAAATAGTAGTCAAGTAATTGAATATAATAATGTGGCTAAACTTATTAAGAAGTTGGATGCTGATGTTATTTGTTTTCAAGAGATTGACAAAAATACTACCAGAAGTAAGAAGAAAGATCAGATGAATGAAATAGCAAAGTTAACTCATATGTATGACTATTTTAGTATGTCAATTCCTTATCAAGGAGGAGAATATGGAAATGGAATATTGTCTAAAGAAAAAGCTCTGTCTTTTCATAAGATAGCTCTTCCTGGTAAAGAATTACGAAGTGCTCTAGTAGTAGAGTTTGATAAATATATTGTGATCTCTACTCACTTGTCTTTAGAAAGCTATAATCGAGAAGAATCTATTAATATTTTATCAAATGAAGCTGCAAAATATAAAGGTAAATCAATCTATTTGGCGGGAGATTTAAATGAAAAGAAATTAGATACTCCATTCTTTTTAAAATTAAAGAAATATTGGAATATAGAAAGTTCAAATAAAAACACTTATCCTACTCCAACTGCAAAAGAAAGGATTGATTATATAATATCATATAAGGGTGAATCGTCCAACTTGACAGGAACAGATGTTGTACGCAAGATGAAAGAAGTTAATGTTTCTTCAATCAGTGATCATTATCCTGTGTTTTGTGACTTTAGTTTATCTAAATAA
- a CDS encoding hypothetical protein (KEGG: bvu:BVU_2881 hypothetical protein~SPTR: Putative uncharacterized protein;~manually curated~IMG reference gene:2504107780~PFAM: Transposase) has product MQDSQMLLEVVRLILPEEFLTYFKITKVTKVKDVITIFMDEFDSLPADRIGHKVESKGFLDPITIQDFPVRFKKVTLKVRRRKWYDSTTKEYLTNKYDLLAKGTHYSKEFAAFLKKNYLETYPVSARSLEPICHINGDSLERHYKEHLSSYKNWQMKDHAIEWLLFPENISPRLCIDETSMTNGDLYTILSNPNNKGKQGTIVAIIAGVQSDKIIQVLMKMPESLRQQVKEITLDMANSMNKIARVCFPKACRVIDRFHLQKLANEAVQEVRVKHRWEAIEEENQAIKQAKWEGKTYKPLTFSNGDTKKQLLARGRYLLFKSADKWSDKQKERAKILFAQYPSLKEAYSLSQGLRSIFNRKTIKDAARLSLAKWYNRVEQTAFQSFKSIAGTIYSHYDEILNFFNNRSTNAFAESFNAKLKAFRTQLRGVTDISFFLFRVTKLFA; this is encoded by the exons ATGCAAGATTCTCAAATGTTACTCGAAGTAGTTCGCTTAATTTTACCAGAAGAGTTCCTTACTTATTTCAAGATTACCAAAGTGACTAAAGTTAAAGATGTTATTACCATTTTTATGGATGAGTTTGACTCTTTACCAGCTGATCGTATAGGTCATAAAGTAGAATCTAAAGGCTTTCTAGACCCCATAACTATCCAAGACTTTCCTGTTCGTTTTAAGAAGGTTACTCTCAAAGTACGTCGTCGTAAGTGGTATGATTCTACAACGAAAGAATACTTGACTAACAAATATGACTTACTAGCAAAAGGAACGCATTACTCGAAGGAGTTTGCGGCTTTTTTAAAA AAGAACTACCTAGAGACATACCCCGTATCGGCCCGCTCTCTTGAGCCTATTTGCCATATTAATGGAGATTCTTTAGAGCGACATTATAAAGAGCACTTGAGTTCATATAAGAATTGGCAAATGAAAGATCATGCTATAGAGTGGCTTTTGTTTCCAGAGAACATTTCTCCACGGCTCTGTATCGATGAAACCTCTATGACCAATGGAGACTTATATACTATATTAAGTAATCCCAATAATAAAGGGAAACAGGGCACCATAGTCGCTATTATTGCTGGTGTTCAATCAGATAAAATTATCCAGGTATTAATGAAGATGCCTGAGAGTTTAAGACAGCAAGTCAAGGAGATCACATTAGATATGGCTAATAGTATGAATAAAATAGCTCGAGTGTGTTTTCCTAAAGCCTGTCGAGTAATTGACCGATTCCATCTGCAGAAATTAGCCAATGAAGCGGTGCAAGAGGTACGAGTAAAACACAGATGGGAAGCCATAGAAGAAGAAAATCAAGCGATTAAACAAGCTAAATGGGAAGGTAAGACCTATAAACCTCTAACTTTTAGTAATGGAGACACAAAGAAACAATTACTAGCAAGAGGACGATATCTTCTTTTTAAATCTGCAGACAAATGGTCTGATAAGCAAAAAGAAAGAGCTAAGATTCTTTTCGCACAATACCCTTCATTAAAAGAAGCCTATAGCCTATCACAAGGGCTTCGCTCTATTTTTAATCGTAAAACAATTAAAGATGCAGCAAGACTTTCTCTTGCCAAATGGTATAATAGAGTAGAGCAAACTGCTTTTCAATCCTTTAAGAGTATTGCAGGAACCATTTATTCACATTATGATGAAATATTAAACTTCTTCAACAATCGATCAACAAATGCTTTTGCAGAGAGTTTTAACGCTAAACTAAAAGCCTTTAGGACTCAACTAAGAGGGGTTACAGATATTAGTTTCTTTCTATTTAGGGTTACTAAATTATTTGCTTAA
- a CDS encoding Mannosyl-glycoprotein endo-beta-N-acetylglucosamidase (COGs: COG1705 Muramidase (flagellum-specific)~InterPro IPR013338:IPR002482:IPR002901:IPR018392~KEGG: bth:BT_1538 hemagglutinin~PFAM: Mannosyl-glycoprotein endo-beta-N-acetylglucosamidase; Peptidoglycan-binding lysin domain~SMART: Lysozyme domain, subfamily 2; Peptidoglycan-binding Lysin subgroup~SPTR: Putative uncharacterized protein;~IMG reference gene:2504107781~PFAM: Mannosyl-glycoprotein endo-beta-N-acetylglucosaminidase; LysM domain) — translation MRFVQVKLFILLLLVCLPFSMMAQSYKQKNLDYINKYKDYAIESMNDYKIPASITLAQGILESGSGQSTLAKKGNNHFGIKCGRNWKGRKSYHDDDARGECFRNYRSAKESYDDHSIFLANGPRYAFLFDLDITDYKGWARGLKKAGYATDPSYANRLISLIEEYELYQYDSGASRGWFRVRKSKAAAEAENAPIIKHQVYLSNDLAYVVARRGDTFKTIGKEFDISWKKLVKYNDLHKSYTLTEGDIVYLRSKRKKASKQYKVYTVENGDSMHSISQKFGIKLKNLYKMNRKDPDFVPEVGDPLRLR, via the coding sequence ATGCGGTTTGTTCAAGTTAAGCTATTTATTTTACTACTATTAGTATGTCTGCCATTTTCAATGATGGCACAGAGTTATAAACAAAAAAATCTTGATTATATTAATAAATATAAGGATTATGCGATAGAAAGCATGAATGATTATAAAATTCCTGCTAGTATAACCTTAGCTCAAGGTATCCTAGAAAGTGGTTCAGGACAAAGTACCTTAGCAAAAAAAGGGAACAATCACTTTGGTATTAAATGTGGACGTAACTGGAAGGGCAGAAAGTCGTATCATGACGATGATGCTCGCGGTGAATGTTTCAGAAACTATCGTTCAGCGAAAGAATCGTATGATGATCACTCTATATTTCTAGCCAATGGACCACGATATGCATTCCTCTTCGATTTAGATATAACCGATTATAAAGGTTGGGCAAGAGGGCTTAAAAAAGCAGGTTATGCTACCGATCCTTCTTATGCGAATAGACTAATCTCTTTAATTGAAGAATATGAGCTTTATCAGTATGATTCAGGTGCATCAAGAGGATGGTTCCGTGTGCGAAAGAGCAAAGCTGCTGCTGAAGCTGAAAATGCACCTATAATCAAGCATCAAGTTTACTTGTCAAATGATTTAGCGTATGTTGTGGCTCGCCGTGGTGATACTTTTAAAACCATAGGAAAAGAGTTTGATATCAGTTGGAAGAAGCTAGTAAAATATAATGATCTTCATAAAAGTTATACTTTGACAGAGGGAGATATCGTTTATTTACGCTCTAAACGTAAAAAGGCTTCCAAACAATATAAAGTATATACTGTAGAAAATGGTGATTCTATGCATTCTATCTCTCAAAAGTTTGGTATCAAATTAAAGAATCTATATAAGATGAATAGAAAAGATCCCGACTTTGTTCCAGAGGTGGGAGATCCATTGAGATTGAGATAA
- a CDS encoding CMP/dCMP deaminase zinc-binding (COGs: COG0295 Cytidine deaminase~InterPro IPR002125~KEGG: bfr:BF1494 cytidine deaminase~PFAM: CMP/dCMP deaminase, zinc-binding~SPTR: Putative uncharacterized protein;~IMG reference gene:2504107782~PFAM: Cytidine and deoxycytidylate deaminase zinc-binding region~TIGRFAM: cytidine deaminase, homotetrameric): MKNLTIKSVFKVYHFDELSDADQKLVLKAKDACKKSYAPYSNFAVGAAAQLANGTVVTGSNQENAAYPSGTCAERTTLFYANSEYPDQPVKTLAVAAYNQGSYLAQPIPPCGACRQVVLETEKRYKQPIRILLYGEKEIYECQGIADLLPLSFDASAMD; encoded by the coding sequence ATGAAAAATCTGACTATTAAATCAGTTTTTAAAGTTTATCATTTTGATGAGCTATCTGATGCAGATCAAAAATTAGTTCTAAAAGCTAAAGATGCGTGTAAAAAAAGCTATGCTCCCTACTCTAATTTTGCTGTTGGAGCTGCTGCACAATTAGCTAATGGAACAGTTGTAACAGGTAGTAACCAAGAAAACGCAGCCTACCCTTCTGGCACCTGTGCCGAAAGGACAACCTTATTTTATGCTAACTCAGAATACCCAGATCAGCCTGTTAAAACATTAGCTGTAGCTGCTTACAATCAAGGTTCTTATTTAGCACAGCCTATTCCTCCTTGTGGAGCATGTAGACAAGTTGTTCTTGAGACAGAAAAAAGATATAAACAACCTATACGTATATTACTTTACGGAGAAAAAGAAATTTACGAATGCCAAGGAATAGCAGATTTGCTTCCTTTATCATTCGATGCTAGTGCAATGGATTAA
- a CDS encoding NAD(+) diphosphatase (COGs: COG2816 NTP pyrophosphohydrolase containing a Zn-finger probably nucleic-acid-binding~InterPro IPR015375:IPR015376:IPR000086~KEGG: bth:BT_1544 NADH pyrophosphatase~PFAM: NUDIX hydrolase domain; Zinc ribbon, NADH pyrophosphatase; NADH pyrophosphatase-like, N-terminal~PRIAM: NAD(+) diphosphatase~SPTR: MutT/NUDIX family protein;~IMG reference gene:2504107783~PFAM: NADH pyrophosphatase zinc ribbon domain; NUDIX domain; NADH pyrophosphatase-like rudimentary NUDIX domain) produces the protein MNYQGKRWWFIFFQNSILVQKNKEGLVSIPFAPEVDIPKPKDSQIHEYTFHAKYACTAFELKEPLNQHSEYELISLRESFYHLPLWMYQAAGVAQQLIFWDKNTRYCPACGTPTKRKTLIMKKCPHCGKEQYPPIQTAIIVLIQRGDEILLAHAHNFKSEFYGLIAGFVEVGETLEETVKREVKEETGLDIKNINYFGNQPWPYPSGLMVGFTAEYESGEICIQKEELRNAAFFNIKNLPTLPQKLSIARRMIDWWIDQQHKKE, from the coding sequence ATGAATTACCAAGGTAAAAGATGGTGGTTCATTTTTTTTCAAAATAGCATTCTGGTACAAAAAAATAAAGAGGGATTGGTTTCAATCCCTTTTGCACCAGAAGTGGATATACCTAAGCCAAAGGATTCTCAAATCCATGAATACACTTTTCATGCTAAGTATGCATGCACAGCATTTGAATTAAAAGAGCCACTAAATCAGCATTCAGAATATGAACTCATTTCACTACGTGAGTCGTTCTACCATCTACCCCTATGGATGTATCAAGCTGCTGGCGTAGCTCAACAGCTTATTTTTTGGGATAAGAATACTCGGTATTGCCCAGCATGTGGAACTCCAACAAAGAGGAAAACTCTAATTATGAAAAAATGTCCTCATTGCGGAAAAGAGCAATATCCACCGATTCAAACAGCAATAATTGTGCTGATACAAAGAGGAGACGAAATATTACTCGCCCATGCTCACAACTTCAAATCAGAGTTTTATGGGCTGATAGCAGGTTTTGTTGAAGTAGGAGAAACTCTTGAAGAGACTGTTAAGAGAGAAGTAAAAGAAGAAACGGGACTGGATATTAAGAATATCAACTATTTTGGAAATCAGCCTTGGCCCTATCCTTCGGGTTTAATGGTAGGCTTTACAGCAGAATACGAATCGGGTGAGATATGTATTCAAAAAGAAGAATTGAGAAATGCCGCATTTTTCAATATCAAGAACCTCCCTACTTTACCTCAAAAACTTAGTATAGCAAGGAGAATGATTGATTGGTGGATTGATCAACAACATAAAAAAGAGTAG
- a CDS encoding hypothetical protein (KEGG: bvu:BVU_1687 hypothetical protein~SPTR: Putative uncharacterized protein;~IMG reference gene:2504107784), with amino-acid sequence MDDIEQAMMGGINFKAGKDETVESDRPGKVKTKAKKATYITGLHKSDSAKMKADIRKKRAARKSQQRGKKSR; translated from the coding sequence ATGGATGATATTGAACAAGCGATGATGGGAGGAATTAATTTCAAGGCAGGAAAAGATGAAACTGTAGAAAGTGATCGCCCTGGAAAAGTAAAGACAAAAGCTAAGAAAGCTACGTATATAACAGGTTTACATAAGTCGGACTCTGCTAAAATGAAAGCAGATATACGAAAGAAACGTGCCGCACGTAAAAGTCAGCAGAGAGGGAAAAAGAGTAGGTAA
- a CDS encoding lipolytic protein G-D-S-L family (COGs: COG2755 Lysophospholipase L1 and related esterase~InterPro IPR001087~KEGG: bth:BT_0569 hypothetical protein~PFAM: Lipase, GDSL~SPTR: Putative uncharacterized protein;~IMG reference gene:2504107786~PFAM: GDSL-like Lipase/Acylhydrolase), protein MKKHSILLALMLVFCLQIRAQNLSEYPNFERYQAKNSELQKLESYPLVVFIGNSITEGWTNQHPDFFTAHNYVGRGISGQTSPQMLLRFRTDVVALKPKVVVINAGTNDIAENTGKYNASYTLGNIQSMAEIAKANGIQVVLSSVLPTGKFPWKEEIKGVSALVDDLNKHIKRYAFENNILYIDYNSLMRDSEGAMRADLSEDGVHPIGKGYDIMENLIQPTLDNILSH, encoded by the coding sequence ATGAAAAAACACAGTATTTTACTAGCATTGATGCTAGTCTTTTGTTTGCAGATAAGAGCTCAAAATCTGAGTGAATACCCTAACTTTGAACGTTATCAAGCTAAAAACAGCGAACTACAAAAATTAGAATCTTATCCACTTGTGGTTTTTATAGGGAATTCCATTACGGAAGGTTGGACAAATCAGCATCCCGATTTTTTTACGGCGCATAATTATGTAGGAAGGGGAATAAGTGGTCAAACTAGCCCTCAAATGCTTCTGCGTTTTCGCACAGATGTAGTGGCCTTAAAGCCCAAGGTTGTTGTCATTAATGCAGGAACAAATGATATTGCTGAGAATACTGGGAAGTATAATGCTTCTTATACTTTAGGAAATATTCAGTCCATGGCCGAGATAGCCAAAGCAAATGGTATTCAAGTGGTGCTAAGTTCGGTACTCCCAACTGGAAAGTTTCCGTGGAAAGAAGAAATAAAAGGGGTGAGTGCTCTAGTTGATGATTTAAACAAGCATATCAAGCGTTATGCCTTTGAGAATAATATTCTATACATTGACTATAATTCCTTAATGAGAGACTCGGAAGGGGCTATGAGAGCAGATTTAAGTGAGGATGGAGTTCATCCGATAGGCAAAGGATATGATATAATGGAAAATTTAATACAGCCCACTCTTGACAATATTCTCAGTCACTAA
- a CDS encoding cob(I)alamin adenosyltransferase (COGs: COG2109 ATP:corrinoid adenosyltransferase~InterPro IPR003724~KEGG: taf:THA_1039 cob(I)yrinic acid a,c-diamide adenosyltransferase~PFAM: Adenosylcobalamin biosynthesis, ATP:cob(I)alamin adenosyltransferase CobA/CobO/ButR~SPTR: Putative uncharacterized protein;~TIGRFAM: Adenosylcobalamin biosynthesis, ATP:cob(I)alamin adenosyltransferase CobA/CobO/ButR~IMG reference gene:2504107787~PFAM: ATP:corrinoid adenosyltransferase BtuR/CobO/CobP~TIGRFAM: cob(I)alamin adenosyltransferase): MSNNLEKGYFHIYTGDGKGKTTAAFGLAVRALCAGKKVYIGQFVKSMKYNETKIEQLFDQVKIEQFGDGCFIFEKPSQTDIDMAQEGLKHCAEILKSNQYNVVILDEVTIALYFKLFSTEELIKVIEDRNPEVEVVVTGRYAPQELIDKADLVTEMREVKHYYTQGVLSREGIDK, encoded by the coding sequence ATGAGTAATAATTTAGAAAAGGGATATTTTCATATTTATACAGGCGATGGAAAAGGGAAGACTACTGCTGCTTTTGGTTTAGCTGTACGTGCTCTGTGTGCTGGTAAAAAAGTTTATATTGGTCAGTTTGTGAAGAGTATGAAATACAATGAAACGAAGATAGAACAGCTTTTTGATCAGGTAAAGATAGAGCAGTTTGGTGATGGCTGTTTCATCTTCGAGAAGCCTAGCCAGACAGATATAGATATGGCTCAAGAAGGATTGAAGCATTGCGCTGAAATTTTGAAGTCAAATCAATATAATGTGGTCATATTAGATGAGGTAACAATTGCTTTATACTTTAAATTGTTTTCTACAGAAGAGTTGATAAAAGTAATAGAAGATAGAAACCCTGAGGTAGAAGTGGTTGTAACGGGAAGATATGCCCCACAGGAGTTGATTGACAAAGCTGATCTTGTTACAGAGATGAGGGAGGTAAAGCATTACTACACACAAGGTGTGTTATCTCGTGAAGGAATTGATAAATAA